A stretch of the Edaphobacter acidisoli genome encodes the following:
- a CDS encoding GumC family protein translates to MSPTEELQQPSKTAEKPDLSAFSSPTEDEVSLFDLLIVISQRRWLIFKVTACAILAGIVISLLLPVHYTAVTSILPPQQNSSIGASLMSQLGNSLGSLGSLAGGSLGLKNPNDLQVALLKSRTVEDAMVDRFHLIDLYHVKRKSDARKRFEDEVSIDDGSKDGLIRISVTDHSAQRAADMANGYIDEFKKFTATLAVTEASQRRLFFEQQLQQAKDNLANAEEDLKITEQKTGLLQLDAQARSAISLAADLRAQVAAKQVEINAMRSFATADNPQLQIAEQQLAGLEAQEEKLASSSSNPANSFLSKGNLQESGVEYVQKLRNVRYYETIFELMARQYEVAKVDEAREGSTIQVVDHAVVPDRRSFPMRILIVLGFACFGFVIGICWVLVEQRIRDPKLEHDMENLRLAFKQRS, encoded by the coding sequence GTGAGCCCGACCGAAGAATTGCAGCAACCTTCTAAAACCGCCGAAAAACCGGACCTGTCTGCGTTCTCCTCGCCGACGGAGGATGAGGTTTCGCTCTTCGATCTGCTCATCGTGATCTCGCAGCGGCGTTGGCTGATCTTCAAGGTTACAGCTTGCGCAATCTTGGCGGGTATCGTCATATCGCTTTTGCTTCCGGTGCATTACACCGCAGTCACATCCATCCTTCCTCCACAGCAAAATAGCTCAATTGGGGCATCTCTTATGTCACAGCTTGGCAACAGCCTCGGCTCCCTTGGATCGTTGGCCGGAGGAAGCCTCGGACTGAAGAACCCCAATGATTTGCAGGTTGCGCTCCTGAAGAGCCGGACCGTAGAGGACGCAATGGTGGATCGTTTCCACCTGATCGATCTTTACCATGTAAAGCGGAAATCGGATGCGCGCAAGAGATTTGAAGATGAAGTCAGCATTGATGACGGCTCAAAGGACGGACTGATTCGCATCTCCGTCACCGATCACAGCGCACAACGCGCGGCCGACATGGCCAATGGATACATCGACGAATTCAAGAAGTTCACTGCCACGCTGGCGGTCACTGAGGCCTCGCAACGCCGGCTCTTCTTTGAGCAGCAATTGCAGCAGGCAAAAGACAATCTGGCAAACGCAGAAGAAGACCTGAAGATTACCGAGCAAAAAACAGGCTTGCTCCAGCTTGACGCACAAGCGCGGTCCGCCATCTCCCTCGCCGCCGACCTGCGCGCCCAGGTTGCTGCAAAGCAAGTCGAGATTAACGCAATGCGCTCCTTCGCAACTGCAGACAACCCGCAGTTGCAGATTGCCGAGCAGCAATTAGCAGGACTCGAAGCCCAGGAAGAAAAACTGGCATCAAGTTCCAGCAATCCTGCCAACTCATTTCTCTCCAAAGGCAACTTGCAGGAATCGGGCGTCGAATACGTGCAGAAACTACGCAACGTCCGCTATTACGAAACAATCTTCGAACTGATGGCGCGGCAATACGAAGTTGCAAAGGTCGACGAGGCACGCGAAGGATCGACGATTCAGGTCGTCGACCATGCAGTCGTTCCCGATAGACGATCGTTCCCCATGCGGATCCTCATTGTGCTTGGCTTCGCCTGTTTCGGCTTTGTCATCGGTATTTGCTGGGTACTCGTCGAGCAAAGAATCAGGGACCCCAAATTGGAACACGATATGGAGAATCTCAGGCTGGCCTTCAAACAACGTTCCTGA
- a CDS encoding glycosyltransferase family 4 protein, with protein MKKTLCIDLRWIDSSGVGVYIKGIMPGIVERLRDVSIVGLGDRSRLQQFSWSQADNMQLVDCQAGRYSLAEQIQLPLAIPRGTDLFFSPYYTIPMLYRGRLAVTVHDLSHRVVLEIIGDRKKRIYAETMFRALRKRASVIFTVSNFSKSELVRLTTGRREDNIIPTHLGISTEWYGAAQLPRTHTRPYFIYVGNIKPYKNLGRLVEAFLRIKDRVPQDLLIVGQSEGLITGESAEFFERVRGAGERIRLTGPVPYKELLSLVGHSDALVMPSLYEGFGLPPVEAMAAGVPVAVANAASLPEVCGDGALYFDPLDVEDIANKLVRIASDSALRKHLTEKGLGQSRLYRWEFCSTKTADGLRAHLESDDGQIIDS; from the coding sequence ATGAAGAAAACGCTATGTATCGATCTGCGCTGGATTGACTCGTCCGGTGTCGGGGTTTACATCAAGGGCATTATGCCAGGAATCGTCGAGCGATTGCGCGACGTGTCAATTGTTGGACTCGGAGATCGCAGCCGTTTGCAGCAGTTCTCCTGGAGCCAGGCTGATAATATGCAGCTGGTTGATTGCCAGGCCGGACGCTATTCCCTTGCTGAACAGATACAGCTCCCGCTTGCGATTCCCCGTGGCACGGACCTGTTTTTCTCTCCTTACTACACGATTCCAATGCTTTATCGGGGACGGCTGGCGGTTACAGTTCATGATCTGAGTCATCGGGTTGTTCTGGAGATTATTGGCGATCGCAAAAAGAGGATCTATGCCGAAACCATGTTCCGCGCGCTACGCAAACGGGCTTCTGTCATTTTTACCGTTTCGAACTTCAGCAAATCTGAACTTGTTCGTCTAACCACGGGACGACGCGAAGACAATATCATCCCGACTCATCTCGGCATTTCGACCGAGTGGTATGGCGCCGCTCAGCTGCCGCGTACACACACTCGCCCTTACTTCATTTATGTCGGAAACATCAAACCCTATAAGAACCTTGGCCGCCTCGTTGAGGCGTTCCTCAGGATCAAAGACAGGGTGCCGCAAGACCTTCTCATTGTGGGACAGAGTGAAGGTCTGATTACCGGAGAATCGGCTGAGTTTTTCGAACGTGTTAGGGGGGCTGGTGAACGTATTCGACTTACGGGCCCCGTTCCCTACAAGGAATTGCTCTCGTTGGTTGGACATTCCGATGCACTGGTGATGCCATCGCTTTATGAAGGGTTTGGACTCCCGCCTGTCGAGGCAATGGCGGCCGGCGTTCCTGTTGCAGTGGCGAATGCAGCGTCTCTTCCCGAGGTCTGCGGAGATGGAGCACTCTACTTCGATCCTTTGGACGTGGAAGACATTGCCAACAAACTGGTTCGGATCGCATCCGATTCTGCTTTGCGTAAGCATCTGACGGAAAAGGGATTGGGTCAAAGCAGGCTGTACCGCTGGGAATTTTGCTCGACAAAGACCGCTGACGGGTTACGGGCACATTTGGAATCCGATGACGGGCAGATCATTGATTCTTGA
- a CDS encoding B12-binding domain-containing radical SAM protein: MRVLFLNPPFHPRFSREQRSPAVTKSGTLYYPKWLSTAAGVAIKNGHDVDLVDAPAGGFSVQAVIDRITAKSIEAVVCDTSTPSILNDVSVVEALIAAHPSLHVLLVGRHVSSLPRETLKMSSALQAVAIREYEYTVRDWLSAKECGADLATVDGLVWRNAAGEIISNKQREAIENLDELPFVSEVYKRFLHTPDYFYGHSLWPLVVFDTSRGCPYHCSFCVYPQTFSGHRMRFRSVSNVADEFEFVAREMPEIKTVMLEDDTFIVSKPRTLELANELIRRGNKLPFDANCRADVGSDVEFLSVLHKAGARLFCVGFESGDVEVINGMHKNNDDRRDAKYHEEAHRFVRRCRDAGIMVHGCFMVGNLNETPASMEKTLSFAKKLCPDTAQFFPIMVYPGTVAYEEAKKREYIQIEDWGAWLTKDGLHNSVVTLPHITHEQLVSFCDRARRSFYLAPKYLGYKLKQSLTDRRELQRNVKGFLTLSKYLVKGSQHDKSEKADAASKPQGATA, from the coding sequence ATGCGTGTTCTATTTCTTAATCCCCCATTTCATCCGCGATTTTCGCGTGAGCAGCGCAGTCCTGCCGTGACCAAGAGCGGGACGCTTTACTATCCCAAATGGCTTTCGACCGCGGCGGGGGTCGCGATCAAAAACGGGCATGACGTCGATCTTGTCGATGCGCCCGCGGGCGGGTTTTCGGTCCAGGCGGTCATCGACCGGATCACGGCGAAGAGCATCGAAGCTGTGGTCTGCGATACTTCCACGCCCAGTATTCTCAACGACGTAAGCGTCGTCGAAGCGCTGATTGCCGCCCATCCGTCTCTGCATGTCCTACTGGTGGGACGCCACGTCTCGTCGCTTCCGCGGGAGACGCTCAAGATGTCGTCTGCTCTTCAGGCCGTCGCGATTCGTGAGTACGAGTACACGGTGCGCGATTGGCTTTCGGCGAAAGAATGCGGTGCGGATTTGGCGACGGTAGATGGTCTGGTCTGGCGTAACGCAGCCGGAGAGATTATTTCCAACAAACAGCGCGAAGCCATCGAGAACCTCGATGAGTTGCCTTTTGTCTCTGAGGTTTACAAGCGTTTTCTGCATACGCCCGACTACTTCTACGGTCACTCGCTCTGGCCGCTTGTCGTCTTCGACACGAGCCGCGGTTGCCCGTATCATTGCTCCTTCTGCGTATATCCGCAGACCTTCAGCGGGCACAGGATGCGCTTCCGCTCGGTGTCGAACGTCGCCGACGAGTTTGAGTTTGTTGCCCGCGAGATGCCCGAGATTAAGACGGTCATGCTTGAAGACGACACGTTTATTGTCAGCAAGCCCCGTACGCTGGAGTTGGCCAATGAGCTGATTCGCCGCGGCAACAAGCTGCCCTTCGACGCGAACTGCCGTGCCGATGTGGGCTCCGATGTTGAATTTCTCTCGGTCCTGCACAAAGCTGGCGCCCGCCTGTTCTGTGTTGGTTTCGAGAGCGGCGACGTTGAAGTCATCAACGGCATGCACAAGAACAACGACGACCGGCGCGATGCGAAGTATCACGAGGAGGCACACCGCTTCGTTCGCCGCTGCCGCGACGCCGGCATTATGGTGCATGGCTGCTTCATGGTCGGCAACCTGAACGAGACTCCGGCCAGCATGGAGAAGACTCTGAGCTTTGCCAAGAAGCTCTGCCCGGACACCGCGCAGTTCTTCCCCATCATGGTGTATCCGGGAACGGTTGCCTATGAGGAAGCAAAGAAGCGCGAGTATATCCAGATTGAAGACTGGGGCGCGTGGCTCACGAAGGATGGCCTTCACAACAGCGTCGTCACACTGCCCCATATTACGCATGAGCAGTTGGTCAGCTTCTGCGACCGTGCGCGCCGCAGCTTCTACCTGGCGCCGAAGTATCTCGGATACAAGCTGAAGCAGTCACTTACAGATCGTCGTGAGTTGCAGCGCAACGTCAAAGGCTTTCTAACGCTTTCGAAGTATCTGGTAAAGGGAAGCCAGCACGACAAGAGCGAGAAGGCCGATGCTGCAAGCAAGCCCCAGGGCGCAACGGCTTAG
- a CDS encoding glycosyltransferase, which yields MTDQAQNTGSGPASGVASSSRPASIIIPTFNGAARIVHCLDALEPQVAGTGIEILVVDDGSKDDTAAVASRYQSVRVIRQKNAGPAAARNRGAQEAQGRILLFTDDDCVPMPDWLDAMLGSFRDPEIVGAKGIYRTHQKSLAARFVQIEYEDKYLLMANQPSIDFVDTYSAGFIRERFLEMDGYDQSFPVACAEDIELSYRMSARGWKMVFVPQAIVYHTHPATFSSYLKKKYKFAYWRVLAVRKNPGKGVKDSHTPQMMKLQLLLAPALVASVIFDLIVRPSVPATAVVLAAFLLSTLPFALRAFRKDPVVGLLSPILLAARACAQFFGVAAGILGAKVRSPKPAIA from the coding sequence ATGACTGACCAGGCACAGAACACAGGCTCGGGGCCGGCATCCGGAGTTGCATCCAGCTCCAGACCGGCCTCGATTATTATCCCCACATTCAATGGCGCAGCCCGCATCGTGCACTGTCTTGATGCTCTAGAGCCTCAGGTAGCCGGAACCGGCATCGAGATACTCGTCGTCGATGATGGCTCAAAGGATGATACGGCGGCTGTGGCGAGTCGTTACCAATCAGTTCGAGTCATCCGGCAGAAAAACGCTGGCCCTGCTGCTGCACGCAACCGCGGAGCGCAGGAGGCACAGGGTAGGATTCTCCTGTTCACCGACGATGATTGTGTTCCCATGCCCGACTGGCTTGACGCGATGCTTGGAAGCTTTCGCGACCCGGAGATCGTCGGCGCGAAGGGCATTTATCGCACACATCAAAAGAGTCTCGCTGCGCGCTTTGTGCAGATAGAGTACGAAGACAAGTACCTGTTGATGGCGAATCAACCGAGCATCGACTTCGTTGATACCTACTCGGCTGGTTTTATTCGTGAACGCTTTTTGGAGATGGACGGCTATGACCAATCGTTTCCTGTGGCGTGTGCGGAAGATATTGAGCTCTCTTATCGGATGTCGGCGCGTGGATGGAAGATGGTGTTTGTGCCTCAGGCCATTGTGTATCACACGCATCCGGCTACGTTTTCGAGCTATCTGAAGAAGAAGTACAAATTTGCCTACTGGCGTGTGCTTGCCGTGCGCAAGAACCCCGGCAAAGGTGTTAAGGATAGCCACACACCGCAGATGATGAAACTGCAACTGCTGCTTGCGCCAGCGCTGGTGGCCTCCGTTATCTTCGATCTGATCGTGCGCCCTTCGGTCCCGGCTACGGCTGTTGTTCTGGCGGCCTTTCTGTTGAGCACTTTGCCGTTTGCATTGCGCGCGTTCAGGAAGGACCCGGTGGTTGGTCTGCTCTCACCTATACTGCTTGCCGCGCGTGCTTGCGCACAGTTTTTTGGTGTTGCTGCTGGCATATTGGGCGCAAAGGTTCGATCACCTAAGCCGGCAATTGCCTGA
- a CDS encoding capsule assembly Wzi family protein has protein sequence MPATLKRWSAAFCLVALLNLATVRLCAAQDSSSSLAQTEPAAENATLPDAPTPHRAPSGNAANSSSSLDAPEDVTLASTPRRVLADQKAIWTSPLHIQPKDAMWLVPLGAATGLLMGSDHHTMTTLVHTNSTAQDRASKLSDGGVVALGALPAGMYVWSLGHYAPQAHETGLLSGEALGNALAVNEVIKLIARRERPNVNDAAGKFFHSGSLDSSFPSTHATAAWSLAAVLGDEYPGWLARTVVYGAATGISVSRVLADQHFPSDVLVGSATGWLIGHYVFNAHHNFSLFGGTAPMPDDLGKPRTAAQKAAVARAAQALPPDPIKHRKPTPYSEITDPDAIGSTNVPMDSWVYPALERLSSMGFIPGQSVSIRPWTRQECLRQLNLAQDLLSETYAFSPSEIREATRLINDLHEELATEPSSYESLDLESAYARVGTIAGPALHDSFHFGQTWWNDYGRPLGRGTSAIAGYSIRAHQGRLFFYDRQEAQRDPGRPNETPAINQLINNLDRVSPDDPVIAPVPGYAAYNRQRPIELYAGYAFEGNALTFGKQELFWGPTTMGPWAFSSNAEPTYSLRFVSTRPHPLPLVPSWGTYRFDIVLGKLSGHHYTARPWFNGQVADFNFGDNLEISFTRWSIFWGVGHPITLHSFKQNVFSFNSTGDYTGNAGSSYGDREDPGDRKSDFSFRWHLPYLHKYVTLYADSYSDDDPNPMAAPRRAAWNPGIYFARLPWLPHMDLRVEAASSEGLFKDFGNTHFFINNQYLDGNTNKGFLLGNAVGRDARAIEGRTGYWFSARTRVEAGYRQNKVGTLFLPGGGTVTDGFINGSYAINRHLQAQTFVQYERFLLPSYLPGAHHNTSAWLELTWTPELHLHRDSTR, from the coding sequence ATGCCCGCGACCCTGAAGAGATGGAGCGCAGCGTTCTGTCTGGTCGCGCTGCTCAATCTTGCCACGGTTCGCCTTTGCGCCGCGCAGGACAGCAGCTCTTCTCTTGCGCAAACAGAACCCGCCGCCGAGAATGCAACCCTCCCCGATGCTCCCACGCCGCATCGCGCTCCGTCCGGGAACGCGGCGAACTCATCTTCCTCGCTCGATGCCCCAGAAGATGTCACACTGGCCAGCACACCACGGCGTGTGCTCGCTGACCAGAAAGCGATATGGACGAGCCCACTGCACATCCAGCCGAAAGATGCTATGTGGCTGGTGCCGCTTGGGGCTGCAACCGGATTGCTTATGGGCAGCGACCACCACACGATGACCACGCTCGTTCACACCAACTCCACAGCCCAGGACCGAGCCAGCAAACTTTCCGACGGTGGCGTGGTCGCGCTAGGCGCGCTGCCCGCAGGGATGTACGTCTGGAGCCTAGGGCACTATGCGCCACAAGCACACGAGACCGGCTTGCTGAGCGGTGAAGCATTAGGCAATGCTTTAGCAGTCAACGAAGTCATCAAGCTCATCGCACGCCGCGAGCGCCCCAACGTCAACGACGCTGCAGGAAAGTTCTTCCACTCCGGCTCGCTTGACTCTTCCTTTCCTTCCACGCATGCAACCGCAGCATGGAGCCTCGCTGCGGTGCTTGGCGATGAGTACCCTGGCTGGCTTGCACGCACGGTTGTATATGGCGCAGCGACGGGCATCAGCGTAAGCCGCGTACTCGCAGACCAGCACTTCCCTTCCGATGTACTGGTAGGCAGTGCCACCGGCTGGCTCATCGGCCACTACGTCTTTAACGCTCACCATAACTTCAGTCTCTTCGGCGGGACAGCGCCGATGCCAGACGATCTTGGCAAGCCACGCACCGCCGCGCAAAAAGCTGCCGTAGCCCGCGCCGCGCAAGCGCTGCCGCCCGATCCCATCAAGCACCGCAAGCCGACCCCCTACTCCGAAATAACCGACCCTGACGCTATCGGTTCAACCAATGTACCGATGGACAGTTGGGTCTACCCTGCGCTGGAGCGGCTCTCTTCAATGGGCTTCATCCCCGGCCAAAGCGTCTCAATCCGTCCGTGGACACGGCAGGAGTGCCTGCGTCAGCTCAATCTCGCACAAGATCTCTTGAGCGAGACCTATGCCTTCTCGCCGTCAGAGATTCGCGAAGCCACGCGATTGATTAACGACCTGCATGAAGAGCTGGCAACGGAGCCATCAAGCTACGAGTCGCTCGATCTGGAGTCGGCCTATGCGCGCGTGGGAACCATCGCCGGGCCCGCCCTCCACGACAGCTTCCACTTCGGCCAGACGTGGTGGAACGACTACGGCCGCCCGCTCGGTCGCGGCACCAGCGCCATCGCCGGATACTCCATCCGCGCACATCAGGGCAGACTCTTCTTCTACGATCGCCAGGAGGCCCAGCGCGACCCCGGCCGCCCGAACGAGACTCCGGCAATCAACCAGCTCATCAACAACCTGGACCGCGTCAGTCCAGATGATCCGGTAATAGCACCTGTGCCAGGATATGCTGCCTACAACCGCCAGCGCCCCATCGAGCTCTACGCCGGCTACGCCTTTGAAGGCAACGCTCTGACGTTCGGCAAACAGGAACTTTTCTGGGGCCCGACCACGATGGGCCCGTGGGCATTTTCAAGCAACGCCGAACCGACCTACAGCCTGCGCTTCGTCTCCACGCGCCCGCACCCTCTGCCGCTCGTTCCATCCTGGGGGACGTATCGCTTCGACATCGTGCTGGGCAAGCTCTCCGGCCACCACTACACAGCCCGGCCCTGGTTCAACGGCCAGGTCGCTGACTTCAACTTCGGCGACAACCTGGAGATCAGCTTTACGCGCTGGTCGATCTTCTGGGGTGTCGGCCATCCCATCACCCTGCACAGCTTCAAGCAGAACGTCTTCAGCTTCAACTCCACCGGAGATTACACAGGCAACGCCGGTTCCAGCTACGGCGACCGCGAAGACCCCGGCGACCGCAAGAGCGACTTCAGCTTCCGCTGGCACCTGCCTTATCTCCACAAATATGTGACGCTCTATGCCGACTCCTACTCGGACGACGACCCCAACCCAATGGCAGCGCCGCGCCGTGCCGCGTGGAACCCGGGCATCTACTTCGCGCGTCTACCCTGGCTGCCGCATATGGATCTGCGCGTAGAGGCTGCCAGCTCCGAGGGCCTCTTCAAAGACTTCGGCAACACGCACTTCTTCATCAACAACCAGTACCTCGACGGCAACACCAACAAAGGGTTTCTGCTCGGCAACGCCGTAGGTCGCGATGCCCGCGCCATCGAAGGCCGCACCGGCTACTGGTTCTCGGCCCGCACCCGCGTCGAAGCAGGCTACCGGCAGAACAAAGTCGGGACGCTCTTCCTGCCTGGTGGCGGAACCGTGACCGATGGCTTCATCAACGGCTCATACGCCATCAACCGCCACCTCCAGGCCCAGACCTTCGTGCAGTACGAGCGCTTCCTGCTCCCGTCCTATCTGCCCGGCGCGCACCACAACACCAGCGCATGGCTCGAACTCACATGGACTCCGGAGCTGCATTTGCACCGTGACTCAACACGCTGA
- a CDS encoding FmdE family protein: MQNTRRIINGMQSFEELLREAEVAHGHLCAGQILGVRMAMLGCQRLGIDDPKGADRKRLVTFIEIDRCATDAIGVVTGCRLGKRALKFRDWGKMAATFVDLGSPLPEQDGAPAYKAIRIAALESSKDRARELYPQIEQKNRQQMLAYRELADEDLFTEEWVSVVLDPREMPGYKAGRISCAVCGEGINYDRQVETGGKTLCLGCVAPETRYYQPLGAQSSAHQHDH; encoded by the coding sequence ATGCAAAACACACGGCGTATCATCAACGGTATGCAGAGCTTCGAGGAACTTCTTCGTGAAGCAGAGGTTGCGCACGGGCACCTTTGCGCAGGCCAGATCCTGGGCGTGCGGATGGCCATGCTGGGCTGCCAGCGGCTCGGCATCGATGACCCGAAAGGTGCGGACCGCAAGCGTCTGGTAACGTTCATTGAGATCGATCGTTGCGCGACCGATGCCATCGGCGTAGTCACCGGCTGCCGGCTGGGCAAGCGCGCGCTCAAGTTCCGCGACTGGGGAAAGATGGCCGCCACGTTTGTCGACCTCGGCTCACCGCTGCCGGAACAGGACGGAGCGCCGGCTTACAAGGCGATTCGCATCGCTGCGCTTGAATCATCAAAAGACCGTGCACGCGAGCTGTACCCACAAATTGAACAGAAAAACCGACAGCAGATGCTGGCCTACCGCGAGTTGGCCGACGAAGATCTCTTCACCGAAGAATGGGTAAGCGTTGTGCTCGATCCGCGCGAGATGCCGGGATATAAAGCCGGGCGCATCTCGTGTGCTGTATGTGGTGAAGGCATCAACTACGACCGGCAGGTGGAAACCGGCGGCAAAACTCTATGCCTCGGCTGCGTCGCTCCTGAGACACGCTACTATCAGCCGCTCGGGGCGCAGTCGTCCGCTCATCAACATGATCACTAG
- a CDS encoding CBS domain-containing protein, whose protein sequence is MSELTTTVGALLQQKPVQVWSIEPDASVYRAIEMMADKQVGALLVIDKGVLRGIVSERDYARKVILRGHSSKETSVAEIMTSPVIFISRNHTVGDCMRIVTKNRIRHLPVLKDGEVVGMISIGDLVNWVITEQENTIRHLEAYISGSAT, encoded by the coding sequence ATGAGCGAACTGACCACAACTGTTGGCGCTTTGTTGCAGCAGAAACCTGTGCAGGTCTGGTCCATCGAGCCAGATGCATCTGTTTACCGGGCCATCGAGATGATGGCCGACAAGCAGGTGGGTGCGCTGCTGGTCATCGATAAGGGCGTGCTGCGGGGCATTGTCTCCGAACGCGACTATGCTCGGAAGGTTATCCTGAGGGGCCACTCGTCAAAGGAGACGAGCGTTGCCGAGATTATGACCAGTCCGGTCATCTTCATCTCGCGCAATCACACGGTCGGTGATTGCATGCGCATCGTCACGAAGAACCGTATCCGCCATCTTCCGGTGCTGAAAGATGGTGAGGTCGTGGGCATGATCTCCATTGGCGACCTGGTCAATTGGGTCATCACGGAGCAGGAAAATACGATTCGCCATCTTGAGGCGTACATCAGCGGCTCGGCAACCTGA
- a CDS encoding pyridoxamine 5'-phosphate oxidase family protein, with amino-acid sequence MGKRFERIEPAHREFILTQRVFFNASAALEGRVNVSPRDVASLRVLDEYRVVYLDLTGSGNETAAHLRVSPRLTLMFCAFTGAPMVLRLYGHGRTIAHHSREYAELLASAFGGSETPGARQMVMLDVEMVQTSCGYNVPFFDYTGERETLRRWAENKGQDGLKQYWREKNTASIDGFPTGILEED; translated from the coding sequence ATGGGAAAACGATTTGAACGAATTGAACCGGCGCACCGTGAGTTCATCCTGACCCAACGGGTATTCTTCAATGCCTCAGCGGCACTTGAGGGACGCGTAAATGTATCGCCGCGCGACGTAGCTTCGCTGCGGGTGCTGGACGAATACAGAGTGGTTTATCTCGACTTGACTGGCAGCGGCAATGAAACGGCCGCGCACCTGCGCGTGAGCCCGCGCCTGACATTGATGTTCTGCGCATTTACCGGCGCTCCGATGGTATTGCGTTTGTACGGTCACGGCAGGACCATCGCCCATCATAGCCGCGAGTATGCGGAGTTACTGGCATCTGCGTTTGGAGGATCTGAGACACCGGGCGCTCGCCAGATGGTGATGCTGGATGTCGAGATGGTGCAGACTTCATGCGGCTACAACGTGCCGTTCTTCGACTACACAGGTGAGCGCGAAACACTGCGCCGATGGGCCGAAAACAAGGGTCAGGATGGACTCAAACAGTACTGGCGCGAGAAGAACACGGCCAGCATCGATGGGTTTCCGACAGGAATACTGGAAGAAGATTAG
- a CDS encoding bactofilin family protein: protein MWKPNQPGSNTPATPEPVRPSTPAAGFETSPAARPSVGSATPAVPTGEQATIGKSLIVKGELTGSESLYIDGKVEGAINLPGNRVTIGRNGQVAANIVAREIVVLGKVRGNCQASDRVDIRSEGSLTGDVIAARISIEDGAFFKGGIDIRKPGSESKGGSSTPVAEPVAAEA from the coding sequence ATGTGGAAACCGAATCAGCCTGGTAGCAATACGCCCGCAACTCCCGAGCCGGTCCGTCCCTCGACCCCGGCGGCGGGATTTGAGACAAGCCCTGCGGCGCGTCCCTCTGTTGGCAGCGCCACCCCTGCGGTACCGACCGGCGAGCAAGCCACCATTGGCAAGTCCTTGATTGTGAAAGGTGAGCTGACAGGCTCCGAGTCTTTGTACATCGACGGTAAAGTAGAAGGCGCAATTAACCTCCCCGGCAACCGCGTCACTATTGGCCGCAACGGCCAAGTTGCGGCTAACATCGTCGCGCGCGAGATTGTCGTACTCGGCAAAGTGCGCGGAAACTGCCAGGCTAGTGATCGCGTCGACATTCGTAGCGAAGGATCGCTCACCGGCGATGTTATCGCTGCGCGCATCTCCATTGAAGATGGAGCTTTCTTCAAGGGTGGCATCGACATCCGCAAGCCCGGTTCTGAGTCAAAAGGCGGGTCGTCAACGCCCGTAGCTGAACCTGTTGCAGCCGAAGCATAA